In the genome of Bacteroidales bacterium, the window CCGTACTTAAATTTATTCCAATATTTTAAAATTATATTTTTCATTAATAACTTCTATATTTTTTTCGCCAAAATAATATAAGTATTAGTCCAAAAAGCATACCGCCTAAGTGAGCAAAATGAGCAACATTGTCGCCGGGTTGATTCATAATACCACTATAAAGTTCAAAAAATCCATACAAAATAACGAAGTATTTTGCCTTTATTGGAACAAAAAAATAAAGATATATAAGTGCATTGGGAAAAATCATACCAAAAGCAAGTAATAAACCAAAAACAGCACCCGACGCTCCAACTGTAGGAATATTGATTTGGGTTAAATACTGATAATCTAAAAATTTGAATGAATCACTCACAAAACTTGGGTCATTTCTTAATAAAGACCAAGAACTAATGAAATCGTTAAGTTGTAGTTGATATTCTGGAAAATAGTTAACAATTAAATAAGCGAAAGATTCAGGAGAAGGACTATTTTTGTAAGCAATTATAGCTTGTTCTAAACCGTAAAATCGAAACCAACTAATCAATAAGTGTAAAGCTGCCGCTCCTAAACCTGTAAAAAAGTAATAGTATGCAAAACGCTTACTCCCCCATATGTTTTCAATAGCTGAGCCAAACATCCACAAAGCAAACATATTAGAAAAAATATGCATAAAATTTCCGTGCATGAACATATGGCTGATTAACTGATACCATTGAAAGTTTTCTGATTTAAAATAGTATAAACCTAGATAATGAGTTAAATCTAAGTCGAATTTACTTTGAAACAAATAGGTAGCTAAAAACATTAAGCCGTTGATAATAAGTATGTTTTTTACAACGGGTGGCATCAATCTAAATCGAGTAGGAGAATAATAATTCATTTGAATTTAATTAAATAATTGATCAATTTCTTCATTTAAAATAGTAACAAATATTTTTTTGCCATCTGGAGTATATTGCGGCTGAGAGCAACTGAAAAGGCTGTCAAAAAGATTTTGACGCTCATTCTCGCTTAATATTTGTCCTTTTTTTATAGCCGATGATTTGGCAAGTTTTAATAGCATATCACTGATATTTATTTCATCTGGATTTTTTTCAAGTTCATTAAATTGATGAATAAAATCGTATAAACTGCTAATAATATTAAAGTTACTCCAATAAGATGGAATTCCTTCTATATTGAACACACCATTTGTTAAAAGTGTTATCTGAAAACCTAAACGTTTAAGATGAGGAATTATATATTTAAAATACTCAGCTTCATGAGCAGGTAGTTCTAATGTTTCTGGAAAAATTAGTTTTTCAGTATAAAGTTCATCTTTTTGATATTTACTTTCAAGTAGTTCGTATAATACTCTAACGTGTGCACGATATTGGTCAATGAGCATTAAGCCCGATTTAATGTTTACTAATAAGTATTGATTTTTTATCTGTAAAATATTTTCATTTGAAGCATCAGAAATTGAATTTTGTATGATATCTAATTTTTCTTGTCTCTCAGTTGTTGGTTGTCCTTCAAAAAGTTTTTGCCAATCGGATGCATTAGTTTTCTTATTTTTAGTATCAAAGGGATTATAGTTTGGGTTTATGTGAATTTTTGGTGCAGTAAGTGGTTGATTTTTTGAAATGTTTGGCAACTGAATGCTACTTTCGTTTTCAAAATCGATGTTCGGAAGAATATTGGTTTTTCCTAGTGTTTGTCGAACTGCTGCTTCAAGAATTTGAGCAATTGCACGTTCATCCTCGAACTTAATTTCTGTTTTAGTTGGATGAATATTTACATCGATGGTGTTAGGGTTGCAATTAAAAAATATAAAATACGAGGGCATGGTTTCGGGCAAAAGCAACTTTTCATATGCATTAAGTATTACTCTATATAAAAATGGGTGTCGCATATAACGGTTATTGACAAAGAAAAACTGTAAGCTATTTTTTTTCTTCGCAAATTCGGGCTTGCCAATAAAACCATGAATAGAAATAATAGAGGTGTCAACTGATATATCAAGTAATTCGTTCGATAAATTTTTTCCAAATAAATGAATTATTCTTTGTTTAAGGCTACTAGGTTGAAGATTGTATATTTCGGTATCATTGTGGCTTAAATAAAACGCGATAGATGGATGTGCCATAGCAATACGATGAAATTCATCTAATATATGTTTAAATTCTATGGCATCCGATTTTAAAAAACGACGACGAGCAGGAATATTAAAAAATAAGTTTTTTATGGTAAAAATGCTGCCTTGTTGACAAATAATAGGTTCTTGTTTTATTAATTTACTTCCATGAATTTCAATCTTTGTGCCTATTTCTGATCCTTCTTTACGGGTTTGTAGTTCAACTTGAGCAACCGACGAAATGGCTGCAAGTGCTTCTCCTCTAAAACCAAAAGTAGAGATGGCAAATAAGTCGTGTGCTTCTGTTATTTTTGAAGTTGCATGACGTTCAAAAGCTAGACGCGCATCTACTTCAGACATACCCATACCATCGTCTATTATGCTAATAGAAGTCTTTCCGCCATCTTTAATGTTTACTCTAATGTTTTTAGCAAATGCATCAATAGCGTTCTCCATTAGCTCCTTTACTACAGAAGCTGGACGCTGAACCACTTCACCAGCAGCAATCTGATTGGCTACTGCATCGGGTAGTATATGAATTACTTGGTCAATCATTATGAGTAAAGAAAATAAATAGCTAAAAATGTTAACGCTATAATAATAGCTATAAGACGTATGTTCGATTTTGTGGTTTCCTTGCGTTCTTTTCTATCTTTTCTAAAGCTAATTTTACGTTCTGTTTCAATATTCTGGGAAGTTTGCTGCTTTCTTTTTTCAAATTCTTCTTTTTCGGGGTCGTAAAAAACTGGTTTATAATTATATGATCTTGCCTGTGGCAATTTAAAAAAGCTTATTCCAAACATAAAATATTTTTGTACAAAGGTAATAGCAAATTTACAAAAAAACGAAGTGTCTTTTTGTAAAGGATGAAAAGAAATAAAAAATTATTTATAGTAGCAAATATAAGCAGTGTCGCGTAGTATTTCTACATTAAATTTAATATTTGCTGGAACTATAAAATATTGACCTTTACAATAGGTTTTCTTTTCTTGCCCAGGTATAGAAACTAGCATTTCACCTTCGATAATTTCCATTTTTTCTTCTGATGATGTGCCAAATTCATAGTTGCCAGGGAGCATTACACCTACAGTAGCTTTACCTTCATGAGTAATAATGGCCATCGATTTTACATTACCATTGAAATATTCGTTTATTTTAATCATATTTTTTTTTACAAAAAAAGCAATAAAATTGAACCCTATCCATGAGTTTTATCACTTTATTTCAATAAAAACAAATTTTGTATATTGCTATTTTCGTTTTGCGTAAATTTTAACGTAACTTAGCAGGCTAAATTTTAAATTTATGTGGCAACTTATTGCTTCTGTTATTTTGCGTAAAAAATGGTACGTGCTTTCAACGGTCGCGGGACTTATTTTGATAATGTTATTTTTTTCAAAGAATGTACAAATGTCATACGAGTTGGCTCAAATGTTGCCAAAGTCTGATTCTACATTTAAGCAATATCTTGATTTTAAAGAGAAATTTGGCGAAGATGGAACTGTAATGGTAATTGGAGTTACTGATACGAACTTTTTTACACTTAGTCATTTTCAAGATTGGTACGATATTAATCAAAAAATTAAACAATTAAGTGGAGTAGAAGAAGTTGTTTCGCCTACTCGCATTATTAATTTAACAAAAAATGATAGTATTAAAAAGTTCTCGTTTATTAAAGTAGTTGCTAAACGACCCGAGAGTCAGCAAGAAGTAGATAGTATTAAAAGAGAACTTCAAAAAATTAATTTTTATAAAGGATTGATATACAACTTAGATAAACATTTATATTTAATGGCTATAACCATAAATAAAAAACGTATTAGCGATAAAAGCCGTGTTTTTTTAGTTGACTCTATTGATAATTATGTCAAACAATACACACAAAAATATAGAGTTGAAACACATATTTCTGGATTGCCATATATACGTACAGCTCAAACCGAAAAAATAAAGAATGAATTATTTCTTTTTATAATATTATCCATCATTGTTGCATTTTTTGTACTTATTGGATTATTCCGTTCCTTTCGTTCGGTAATGGCTTCGCTTATTGTGGTAGGTATTAGTGTCGTTTTTACAATAGGTCTCATGGGTATTTTTGGCTTCAAAATTACTATCTTAACAGGCATTGTTCCTTCTTTATTGATTATTATAGGTATAGAAAATTGTATTTTCTTATTAAATAGATATTTAAGTGAATATGATAGCCATAAAAACAAAGTTAAAGCATTAGCCCGAATTATTCAGCGAATAGGCACGGCTACTTTTTTAACAAATTTAACTACTGCTGTTGGTTTTGCAACCTTTATTTTATCTTCTTCACAAATTCTTAAAGAGTTCGGAATAGTTGCTTCTATTAATATAATGATTGAATTTTTATTATCTATAACATTAATTCCAATTATTCTTAGTTTTTTACCTGAACCTAAAGAAAGACATACGAAGCATTTAAAGAGTCATAAAACGAATTTTATATTAAATGCTATCGAAATTATAATAGTAAAATACAAAAAATGGGTATTTGCTTTTTTTGTTGCTTTATTAATTATGGGTATATGGGGTATGACATTAATGCATACTTCCGGAAAAATGGTCGATGATTTAAAAAAATCCGATCCAATTTTACAAGATTTGTCTTATTTTGAAGCTAATATAGGGGGCATAATGCCATTCGAAATTTCTATTGATACAAAAAAGAAAAATGGTGTCATGCAGCTTAAAAATATTAAGAAAATGAATTTATTGCAAGAGCATATTGCTCAAAATTACTCAATTTTTTCTAAACCTATTTCCATTGTTGAATTGGTTAAATTTGCAAAACAGGCTTATTATAATGGAAATCCCGAAAAATATACAATGCCTAAAGACGATGAAGCTACTTTTATTTTGTCCTATATTCCAGGTAAAGAAGATGTTAACGATTCTATAGCTCAGAAAAATCCATTACACGCTTTTGTCGACTCAGCAAAAAAAATTACACGCATTAGTTATCAAATGAAAGATATCGGTTTAAAAGAAATGAATAATTTAAAAACTGAATTATCTTCTTATATCGATTCGCTCTTTCCAAAAGAAAAATATAATGTTGTTTTAACAGGTAATTCGGTTGTATATACCAAAGGGACTGAATATTTAATCGTAAATTTATTGCAAAGTGTATTTTTAGCTATTTTTATTATTAGTTTAATAATGGGAATGTTATTTACTTCAATAAGAATGATAGCGATTACTGTATTACCTAATCTTATCTCTTTAATAGTAGTTGCAGGTTTGATGGGATATTTTAATATTCCTATTAAACCTTCTACAATCATTGTTTTTAGTATTGCATTAGGTATTGCAGTAGATAATGCTATACATTTTTTAACTCGCTATCGATTCGAATTAAGAACTCATAACTACGATGTTAAACTAGCAGTATTAAATTCCTTACATGGCAACGGAATTAGTATGCTTTCGTCTTTATTGGTTCTTGTGCTCGGTTTTAGCATTTTTATTTTTTCCGATTTTGGTGGTACACAAGCAATGGGAATACTGGTAACTTTAACTTTATTATTTTCGATGTTTTGTAATATTATTTTGCTTCCTACATTAATATATTCTTTTTCAGATTCTTTATCTAAGAAATCGATTGATAAACCCTTACTCGAAATGTTTGATGAACCTGAAATAGAAACAGATATGGATGATGAAAATGAAGTTAATAACAATTCTAATTTATGAAATAGCCATGAGAACAAATTCACACAAACCGAAAATGAAATTTACACACAAACAAACATCACTATTTGTTCGAATGGCGTATTCCATGTAACCTTAGTATATAATTTAAAAAATAATTACACATGAAAAAAATATTAGTAACAGGCGGAGCAGGTTTTATTGGTAGTCGTTTGTGCGAAAAATTGCTTGAATCAAATGAAATATTTGTTGTTGCTGTTGATAATTTATTAACAGGACATATAAAAAAATTACCAGCTTCACATCCAAATTTCCGTTTTATTAGAGCCGATGTTAATAATAGAGGCGAAATAGCCGAGATAATGATGTCTTGGAAATTTGATTTTGTATTTCATTATGCTGCTGTTGTAGGTGTTAAGCGAACTATAGAAAATCCACTTCTTGTTTTAAGAGATATTGACGGTATTCGAAATATACTCGAACTAAGTAAAAACACCGGTGTTCAGCGTGTGTATTACAGTTCTTCATCCGAAATATATGGCGAGCCTGTTGAGTTCCCACAAAACGAAGACACAACGCCCCTTAACTCTCGCTTACCATATGCTATTGTAAAGAATGTTGGGGAGGCTTATTTACGTTCTTATCAAAGAGAATTTGGACTTGATTATACTATTTTTCGTTTTTTTAATACTTATGGACCTAAACAAAGCCGAAATTTTGTGATTTCAAAGTTTATAGCTAGTGCACTAAAAAACGAAGATATAACAATTTATGGCGATGGCTTACAAACGAGAACATTTTGCTATATCGACGACAATGTAGATGCATGCATTCAAGCTTTTAATTATAACTATTATGTTAACGATGTAGTAAATATTGGAGGTGACATTGAGACAACGATTCTCGATTTAGCTAAGCTCATAATTCGTATTACGGGATCATCATCGAAAATAGTATTCTTGCCACCACTTAAAGAAGGCGATATGCGAGGACGACGTCCCGATATTACGAAAATGCAAATATTAATCAGCAAGCCTTTAATCTCCCTTGAAGAAGGATTGAAAAAAATCTTAAACGAAGGTTTATTCGAATTAAAATATTCAGACCAAAATGATGACCATATCTGCCATTCAAACTAAAATAAATGAGGCTATTAGATTATTAAAATACCCTGAAAAGCCTGCAGAATTATATTATCCAATTGTTTATATCCTCGAAGATGGCGGTAAGCGATTACGCCCGACATTGCTTTTGTTAGCTTATAACCTTTATAGTGATGATATTGAAAAGGCATTAAAACCTTCTATTGGACTAGAAGTCTTTCATAATTTTACCTTGCTACACGATGATATAATGGATAAAGCCGACACCCGTCGAAATAGACCAACTGTACATAAAAAATGGAACGAAAATGTAGCTATACTTTCTGGCGATGCTATGATGATACATTCATTTCAATATTTTTACAACTTACCTGACGATGTATTTAAACCAGCATTAGAATTATTTACAAAAACTGCACTCGAAGTATGCGAAGGTCAACAATTCGATATGAATTTTGAAACCCAAGAAAATGTATCAATTAAAGACTATATGGAAATGATTCGCCTAAAAACGGCTGTTTTAATAGCAGCCTCATTAAAGTTAGGAGGCATCATTGCACACGCCCCAGAAAAAGACCTCGATTTACTCTACAAAGCAGGTATAAGTTTGGGTCTTGCTTTTCAGTTACAAGATGATTACCTCGATGTATATGGCGATACATCAGTCTTTGGTAAAAACATTGGTGGAGATATAGAGGCAAATAAAAAAACATTTTTAATGCTTACTGCTTTCGAAAAAGCAAATAGTCAACAATTAAATCAATTAAAATTTTATTTCAATGCTGAAATGAGCAGACAACAGAAAGTAGAGTCAATAACTTCTATATACAATCAAATAGGTGTTCCATTTATTACTCAACAAAAAGTACAAGAGCTTACTAACGAAGCTTTAAATTTAATAAACCAATTAACTGTAAAAGAAAAAACATCCGAACTTAAGCTTTTAATTACTAGCCTTATTGCTAGAAATAAATAAAAATCATTATTTTTTTAGAAAATATGATAAAAGTCATTGTATGATGTTTTAAACATTAATATATTTGAGTATTAAAATACTTAAATAATGATAATATGAAACGTAAAGTAATTCAGATAGTTGAAGAAAAATGCACCGGTTGTGGTGAATGTGTTTCGGGATGTGCCGAGGGTGCTTTGCAAATTATTGATGGCAAGGCTCGTTTAATTAGCGATGTGTTATGCGATGGCTTGGGAGCTTGTATAGGAACTTGCCCCGAAGGAGCCATTGAAATAATAGAGCGCGAAGCCGAACCTTACGACGAATCGAAGGTTATGGATAATATGGTGAGCTTTGGTAAAAACACTGTAGTGGCTCATATGAAACATCTAAAAGAGCATGATTTGCACGATTATCTTAAGCAAGCTGTTGCTTATTTAATGGAACACAAGCAAGAACTAGCATTTAATGCAGAAGACGTAATACGTGAGGTTCATTTTTATAGTCCGCATGGTAGTCATGGATGCCCTGGTTCAAAGACGATGCAATTTAAGCAAACAGTAAAAAACGCTACTAATGATACCGACCAACCTTCTGAATTGCGACATTGGCCTGTGCAGATGCATTTAGTTAGCCCTATTGCCCCTTACTTCCAAAATGCCGATGTGCTTTTAGCTGCCGATTGTGTTGCATTTTCAATGGGAAATTTTCATTCAAAATATTTGAAAAACAGAAGCCTCGCAGTTGCTTGTCCAAAACTCGATTCAAACCAAGATGTTTATGTCGATAAGCTTGTAAGAATGATAAACGAAGCTAAAATCAACACACTTACAGTTATGATAATGGAAGTTCCATGTTGCGGCGGATTGCTCCGATTGGTACAAATGGCTATGCAACAAGCTGAGCGGATTGTACCTGTTAAAATGATAAAAGTAAGTCTTCAGGGCGATGTTTTAGAAGAAAAATGGATAAACTTTAATTAAAAATATGTATAACTTAAAAATCAAAGAATTATGAGTATGTTTTGTTATCAATGTCAGGAAGCAGCCAAAGGAATTGGTTGTACTGTAAACGGCGTTTGTGGTAAAAGCGACGATTTAGCTCAAATGATGGATGTGCTTATGTACACATGTAAGGGCTTATCGGTATATACTACAGAACTAAAAAAGCACGGGATTGAAACACCCGAAATGGATCATTTTATTATGACCAGTTTGTTTAAAACAATTACCAATGCTAACTTCGATAAACAGTCTATTGTTGCTTCCATTATGGAAGGCTTAGCATTAAAACGTAAAGCTCGAACATTATTATCATCAAATGGAGTAAAGCTTGATGAAACTACTTTGCCCGAAGCAGCTTCGTGGGATGCTTTTACCGAGCAGGAAATTGAGCGTAAAGCTCCTCATGTAGGTGTATTAGCTACCGAAAACGAAGATGTACGCTCTTTGCGTGAGCTATTAACTTATGGTATAAAAGGTATGGCAGCGTATGCTGAACATGCCTATAACTTGGGTTATGAAGATAAGGAAATATATGCTTTTATGCAGAAAGCATTGGTAAGTACATTAAACGATCAACTATCGGCAGATGAATTGGTTGCATTAGTGATGGAAACAGGCAAATTTGGAGTAACAGCTATGGCATTGCTCGATAAAGCCAATACTACGCGCTATGGCAATCCTGAAATTACTAAAGTTAACTTAGGCGTGCGGAACAATCCTGGTATATTAATCTCAGGTCACGATTTACGCGATATGGAAGATTTGCTCAAACAAACAGAAGGAACCGGAGTAGATGTTTATACACATAGCGAAATGTTACCAGCCAATTATTATCCTGAATTTAAAAAATATAAACATTTTGTGGGTAATTATGGTAGTTCGTGGTGGCATCAACGCGAAGAGTTTGAAAAGTTCAATGGTCCTATTCTTTTTACTACTAATTGTATTGTACCACCTTTAGCTAATGCTAGTTATAAAGATCGTATTTATACAACTGGGGCAGCAGGTTTAGCAGGCGCAAAACATATTGGTGATAGACCCGAAGGTGGAATGAAAGATTTTTCGGAGATTATTGAGCATGCAAAACGCTGCAAACCACCTGTTGAACTTGAAAAAGGTGAAATTATTGGTGGTTTTGCCCATGCACAGGTTTTTGCTTTAGCCGACAAGGTTGTTGAAGCTGTAAAATCGGGTGCTATTAAGAAATTCTTTGTTATGGCTGGATGCGATGGACGCATGAAAGATAGAAATTATTATACCGAGTTTGCTCAAAAACTTCCTAAAGATACTGTAATTCTAACGGCTGGTTGCGCAAAATATCGATATAACAAACTTCCATTAGGTGATATTAATGGCATTCCACGTGTTCTTGATGCAGGACAATGCAACGATTCGTATTCATTAGCTGTTATTGCCCTTAAACTGAAAGAAATCTTCCAGTTGAATGATATCAACGATTTGCCTATTGCATATAATATTGCATGGTATGAACAAAAGGCTGTAATTGTATTGTTGGCATTGTTGTATCTTGGTGTAAAGAAAATTCATCTTGGTCCCACTTTACCTGCATTCCTTTCGCCAAATGTTGCAAAAGTATTGGTAGATAATTTTGGTATCGGTGGAATTACCAATGTTGATGACGATATGAAGATGTTTTTAAATTAATTATTTTTGGCTGCCTCAAAAGGGCAGCCTTTTTTTAAATGTAAATAATATGGAAAATTTTTTTAATCATTCAACCTCTTATTCGCTCATAAATAGCATTGAATATGCCGATGGAGCCATTGTAAGTAAAATTGTAAAAAAGAACGACGCCGGTAATATAACGCTTTTTGCATTTGATAAGGGGCAATTATTGAGCGAACATACGGCTCCTTTTGATGCAATGGTAAATATTATTGAAGGAGTTGGACTTATAAGTATTAACAAAGTAGAATATGAGCTAAAAGCAGGCGACTTTATCATTATGCCGGCTAATATTCCTCATGCTGTTGTAGCAAAAGATAGGTTTAAAATGTTGTTAATTATGCTTAAAAATTAAAAACAATGGAAATAATTGCACCTCAAGAAGGTAACGAACTTCCATTAAATTTTTTAGCAATAAAACGTTTGGAAAGGTCTGACTTAGAGATTGTAGAGATTGTATTAAACGAGAATCAGGTAATTGACTTGCATCGCTTATCGTGCAAAGTGATTTTTTATGTAAAAAATGGCGAAGGAATATTTTTATCTGAAAATGCACAAAAAAAGGTTGATAAAGGGACTATTATTGTTGTAGAACCAGATGAGCTTAGGGGATGGGCATGCGAACAAGGAAAGAATATAGAATTGTTGGTTGTAAAGGTTATGAGATTGGGGCTTTAATGTAACAATTACTCAATTTTTTCTTGTAATTCTAACCATCTAAGTTCCAAAAAATCAATTTCTTCGTTTATTTTGTATAATTTAATAGCGAATTCATTTCTAGCTTGATTATTTGTTTGCGGATCAATGAGTAGTGATTCTACATGTTGTTTTTCTTTTTGTAAATACTCTATTTCTGATTCAATTTGCTCAAGTTCTTTTTGTTCTTTATAACTTAGTTTTTTGATAGATGATTTTGGCTTATTTGTTGTGTGAGTTATTTCTTTTTTGTTGTTTGAGGCAGGTGTTTTTAGATGTATTTCTTTTTTTCTGCGTTCGTTAAGATATTGAGTATAGTTGCCAGGATAGTCTTTTATTATTCCGTTACCTTCGAAAGCAAAAATATGCTCAGTAACTTTATCTAAAAAATATCGATCGTGAGAAACAGCAACCACACAACCATTAAATTGTAATAAATACTCTTCGAGAACATTTAAAGTTAGAATATCGAGGTCGTTTGTAGGTTCATCTAAAAACAGTACATTGGGGTTTTTCATTAGTACTGTAACCAACTGAAGTCTGCGTTTTTCTCCACCGCTTAGTTTTTCAACGAGTGTATATTGCATATTAGGTGGAAAAAGAAAGTAGGTTAGTAATTGACTAGCGGATATATGGCTTCCGTCTGTGGTTGTAATATATTCGGCAATATCTTTTACTACATCTATAACTCTTTTGTCGGCTGGATATTGAATGTTTTCTTGTGTAAAATATCCTAGTACAACCGTTTCGCCATATTCAAAGTGTCCATTATCGGGCTTTATTTGTTGGGCTAGCAATTGTAAAAAGGTTGTTTTTCCACATCCATTAGGTCCTACAATACCGATACGTTCATTCTGGTAAAATTTATATGAAAAGTCTTTTAAAATTATTTTATCACCAAACGATTTAGAAAGGTAATTAATTTCGAGTATTTTTTTTCCTAATCGACGTGTGGCTGTTTTAATTTCAATTTTTTGTTCAATAATTTGCTTATGTGCTTTTTCACTAATTTCATCAAAAGCATTGATCCTATATTTTGATTTGTGGGTTCGTGCTTTGGGCATACGGCGAATCCAATCGAGTTCTTTACGATAAAGATTTTTAGCTTTTTCTATTTCGCTTTGAGCTTGTTGTATGCGTTCGTTACGACGTTGTAAAAAATAAGAATAATTTCCTTCGTATGTGTACAATTGTTTTTGGTCGAGTTCAATAATTTGTGTACATACTTGTTCTAAAAAATAACGATCGTGTGTTACTAAAAAAAGTGTTTCAATTTGATTGTCGAGATATTCTTCTAACCATTCAATCATATCAACATCTAAATGGTTAGTTGGCTCATCTAAAATGAGAATATCGGGTTTGCTTAACAATGTGCGTGCAAGTGCTAATCGTTTTTTTTGTCCACCCGAAAGAGTTTCTATTTTTGTTTGAGCTTCGGGAAGTTCGAGTTTTGAAATAAACTCGTGAATTTGTGATTCGTAGTTCCAGACATTAAGACTATCCATAAGAGCAAGTGCTTCGTTTATTTTCTTTTCGTCGTTTGTTTGTATGGCTAATTGATATTTTTCTTGAGCTTCAACTATTTTTTTATTAGCTTTATGTAGAGTATCAAAAACAGTTTTTTCAATAAATTCTGGGTTTTGAGGAAGGTATCCAATTTGGATGTCTTTTCTTAGGGTAATGGAGCCATTATCTGGACTGTCGATGCCATTTAAAATATTTAGTAAAGTAGTTTTACCTGTTCCATTTTTTGCTATGAGTGCTATTTTATCGCCTTTATGAATGCTAAATGAAATGTTTTCAAATAGCACTATGTCTCCAAAACTTTTTGTTATGTTTTCTGCTTGTAAGAGGACCATAATGAGTTAAAATGGATGTTGAATATTGTATTTTTCTGAAATTTTAATTAAGTCGGTTTGCACTTCTGGTTTTATTATAATACCATTTTGTAAATGATATTGTGTTTTTTCGTATTCAGGCTCTCCAGGAATAAGAACGTGTGAATGGTTTGCATAGGGTTGTGCATTTTTAAATGTAGTAATCCAATCGTCCATTGATTCGAGGAATTCGTTTGCAGGTCTGAATGCATCAATTCTAAAAGCGCCGAAGAAGTGCCCCAATCCTTTTCCTGGCTGGTATTTAGGTAGTTGTAAATATCCAACTTGAGGTGGAACAAAAGGACCAAAGTTAGCTCCCCCAAGTACTGATGAAAAAATATCGATTATTGCACTCATGCAATATCCTTTATGGCTTCCGTGTTCAAAATCGCCTCCCAATGGTACAATGGCTCCGCCTTGTTTTAATATTTGAGGCAGATTGGAGGGATTGCCTTCTTTATCTTGAACAAAACCGTAATCGATGGTTTTGCCTTCTTTTTCGAGTAATGCGAGTTTGCCTCTGGCAATAGGGCTTGTAGCAAAATCAGCAACAAAAGGTGGATAAGATTTTGCAGGAATAGCCACCGCTAGCGGATTGGTACCTAACATACGAGAAATGCTCCATGTAGGTGCTACTAACGGGTTGGCGTTTGTACCCGAAATTCCAATCATGTTTTGTTGGGTTGCCATTAACGCATAATATCCGGCAATGCCATAGTGGTTTGAATTAATTACGCTTGCCCAAGCAGTTCCAGTTTCATGAGCTTTTTCAATAACTAATTTCATCGCTTTTTTAGCAGCAATCATTCCAAAGCCATTATCGGCATCAAT includes:
- a CDS encoding NAD-dependent epimerase/dehydratase family protein — translated: MKKILVTGGAGFIGSRLCEKLLESNEIFVVAVDNLLTGHIKKLPASHPNFRFIRADVNNRGEIAEIMMSWKFDFVFHYAAVVGVKRTIENPLLVLRDIDGIRNILELSKNTGVQRVYYSSSSEIYGEPVEFPQNEDTTPLNSRLPYAIVKNVGEAYLRSYQREFGLDYTIFRFFNTYGPKQSRNFVISKFIASALKNEDITIYGDGLQTRTFCYIDDNVDACIQAFNYNYYVNDVVNIGGDIETTILDLAKLIIRITGSSSKIVFLPPLKEGDMRGRRPDITKMQILISKPLISLEEGLKKILNEGLFELKYSDQNDDHICHSN
- a CDS encoding polyprenyl synthetase family protein, giving the protein MMTISAIQTKINEAIRLLKYPEKPAELYYPIVYILEDGGKRLRPTLLLLAYNLYSDDIEKALKPSIGLEVFHNFTLLHDDIMDKADTRRNRPTVHKKWNENVAILSGDAMMIHSFQYFYNLPDDVFKPALELFTKTALEVCEGQQFDMNFETQENVSIKDYMEMIRLKTAVLIAASLKLGGIIAHAPEKDLDLLYKAGISLGLAFQLQDDYLDVYGDTSVFGKNIGGDIEANKKTFLMLTAFEKANSQQLNQLKFYFNAEMSRQQKVESITSIYNQIGVPFITQQKVQELTNEALNLINQLTVKEKTSELKLLITSLIARNK
- a CDS encoding 4Fe-4S binding protein: MKRKVIQIVEEKCTGCGECVSGCAEGALQIIDGKARLISDVLCDGLGACIGTCPEGAIEIIEREAEPYDESKVMDNMVSFGKNTVVAHMKHLKEHDLHDYLKQAVAYLMEHKQELAFNAEDVIREVHFYSPHGSHGCPGSKTMQFKQTVKNATNDTDQPSELRHWPVQMHLVSPIAPYFQNADVLLAADCVAFSMGNFHSKYLKNRSLAVACPKLDSNQDVYVDKLVRMINEAKINTLTVMIMEVPCCGGLLRLVQMAMQQAERIVPVKMIKVSLQGDVLEEKWINFN
- the hcp gene encoding hydroxylamine reductase, which gives rise to MSMFCYQCQEAAKGIGCTVNGVCGKSDDLAQMMDVLMYTCKGLSVYTTELKKHGIETPEMDHFIMTSLFKTITNANFDKQSIVASIMEGLALKRKARTLLSSNGVKLDETTLPEAASWDAFTEQEIERKAPHVGVLATENEDVRSLRELLTYGIKGMAAYAEHAYNLGYEDKEIYAFMQKALVSTLNDQLSADELVALVMETGKFGVTAMALLDKANTTRYGNPEITKVNLGVRNNPGILISGHDLRDMEDLLKQTEGTGVDVYTHSEMLPANYYPEFKKYKHFVGNYGSSWWHQREEFEKFNGPILFTTNCIVPPLANASYKDRIYTTGAAGLAGAKHIGDRPEGGMKDFSEIIEHAKRCKPPVELEKGEIIGGFAHAQVFALADKVVEAVKSGAIKKFFVMAGCDGRMKDRNYYTEFAQKLPKDTVILTAGCAKYRYNKLPLGDINGIPRVLDAGQCNDSYSLAVIALKLKEIFQLNDINDLPIAYNIAWYEQKAVIVLLALLYLGVKKIHLGPTLPAFLSPNVAKVLVDNFGIGGITNVDDDMKMFLN
- a CDS encoding cupin domain-containing protein; the protein is MENFFNHSTSYSLINSIEYADGAIVSKIVKKNDAGNITLFAFDKGQLLSEHTAPFDAMVNIIEGVGLISINKVEYELKAGDFIIMPANIPHAVVAKDRFKMLLIMLKN